One Pseudorasbora parva isolate DD20220531a chromosome 4, ASM2467924v1, whole genome shotgun sequence genomic region harbors:
- the LOC137074096 gene encoding uncharacterized protein isoform X1, with product MRRELPSVRPSPVSVIHCHSEMEGSRNSIIVFMCVLLFNLNRIYGAEIEVKVRPGDNITLYCDLPVTHGYHFLWIRNCSHENQPPFVLDLMKWNLDIFPRFSSVYNNVSNSIDLYITNISVSDLGLYYCAEMGTKVYKDEKGIISSSEVYNYGKRTTRLSLAEQVTSCSGPLNITSTPLSDCVLCWTLLFSVCPVCVLLSSVCLYCLYQRKTDAAADQKDHLKDRNTIEGQDEEVCYASIDVITRRQKQRKTKRVQCSDFSTYAQVRTDMEDN from the exons ATGAGACGAGAGCTGCCGTCTGTAAGACCTTCACCAGTGTCAGTTATTCACTGTCACTCAGAGATGGAGGGGTCAAGAAATTCTATCATCGTGTTtatgt gtgttttgttgtttaatCTGAACAGAATCTATGGAGCAGAAATTGAGGTTAAAGTCAGACCAGGAGACAACATCACTCTCTACTGTGATCTCCCTGTAACTCATGGTTACCACTTTTTATGGATAAGAAACTGCTCTCATGAAAATCAACCCCCTTTCGTATTAGATTTGATGAAATGGAACCTGGATATATTTCCGCGTTTCAGCTCTGTCTATAACAACGTCAGTAATTCTATTGATCTATATATTACTAACATCAGTGTCTCTGATCTGGGACTGTATTACTGTGCAGAAATGGGGACTAAGGTATATAAAGATGAAAAAGGCATCATCTCATCATCTGAAGTATACAATTATGGAAAGCGAACAACTCGTCTCTCTCTTGCAG AGCAAGTGACTTCGTGTTCTGGACCCTTGAACATCACCTCCACTCCTCTATCAGACTGTGTTCTCTGCTGGACGCTGCTGTTCAGTGTGTGTCCGGTGTGTGTTCTCCTctcctctgtctgtctgtactGCCTCTATCAGAGGAAAACAG ATGCTGCAGCAGATCAAAAAGACCATTTGAAAGATAGAAATACAATTGAG GGTCAAGATGAAGAGGTGTGTTATGCATCTATAGACGTGATAACCAGGAGACAAAAACAACGCAAGACAAAGCGAGTGCAGTGTTCTGACTTCAGTACATATGCTCAGGTCAGAACAGATATGGAGGACAACTAA
- the LOC137074096 gene encoding uncharacterized protein isoform X2, protein MRRELPSVRPSPVSVIHCHSEMEGSRNSIIVFMCVLLFNLNRIYGAEIEVKVRPGDNITLYCDLPVTHEMGTKVYKDEKGIISSSEVYNYGKRTTRLSLAEQVTSCSGPLNITSTPLSDCVLCWTLLFSVCPVCVLLSSVCLYCLYQRKTDAAADQKDHLKDRNTIEGQDEEVCYASIDVITRRQKQRKTKRVQCSDFSTYAQVRTDMEDN, encoded by the exons ATGAGACGAGAGCTGCCGTCTGTAAGACCTTCACCAGTGTCAGTTATTCACTGTCACTCAGAGATGGAGGGGTCAAGAAATTCTATCATCGTGTTtatgt gtgttttgttgtttaatCTGAACAGAATCTATGGAGCAGAAATTGAGGTTAAAGTCAGACCAGGAGACAACATCACTCTCTACTGTGATCTCCCTGTAACTCATG AAATGGGGACTAAGGTATATAAAGATGAAAAAGGCATCATCTCATCATCTGAAGTATACAATTATGGAAAGCGAACAACTCGTCTCTCTCTTGCAG AGCAAGTGACTTCGTGTTCTGGACCCTTGAACATCACCTCCACTCCTCTATCAGACTGTGTTCTCTGCTGGACGCTGCTGTTCAGTGTGTGTCCGGTGTGTGTTCTCCTctcctctgtctgtctgtactGCCTCTATCAGAGGAAAACAG ATGCTGCAGCAGATCAAAAAGACCATTTGAAAGATAGAAATACAATTGAG GGTCAAGATGAAGAGGTGTGTTATGCATCTATAGACGTGATAACCAGGAGACAAAAACAACGCAAGACAAAGCGAGTGCAGTGTTCTGACTTCAGTACATATGCTCAGGTCAGAACAGATATGGAGGACAACTAA